AATGAATGATATTAATACTATTGCAAATGAAGTTTCTTTCATTGTTCCCCCACTAAATAGTTAGTGAAAAGTTTAGTGATGAACTTATCTAATAAAAGATTATTTGAAGGATGTATTATAATTAACTCTGATGAAGATTAAAATCCAGGATATTGAGGTAGAATATCATATTTTCCACCGGGAAGTTAAATATGCCCGTCTGGAGATTAAAAACGAAGAAATTAATCTTATACTGCCCCTTGGATTTAATGATCATCCGAAATTAATTAAAAAACATAAAAAATGGATTTATCAGAAAATATCAAGAATTAATAGGCTTAAAAAAGAGTCTGATAACCGTGAACTCAATTTAACTCGCAGTATACCTGAATTTCGCCAACTGGTTAAAACAATGGTGGATGAGATATCAGGAGAAATGGGTCTTTCTGTTAATGGAATAACATTTAGGAAAATGAAGACCCGTTGGGGAAGTTGTAGTTCAAGGGGAAATGTTAACATTAACACTCGCCTTAAATATTTACCTGAATGCCTCGTTAAATATGTGGTGCACCATGAAGTGTGCCATTTGGAGGTAAGAAAACACAACAGGAAGTACTGGGATCTGGTTTCTTTAACCTACCCCGATTACAAGACCTATGAAGATGAGCTGGCTATTTACTGGTTTTTGGTGAAGGATCTGGATTAAATCATGGAATTATATGTTGTTCACATTGGATTGTGAGTAACAATTAATTATTCATTCACAAATATTGATTACCTAGAACTGATTTCTTAAACTTGGACTTATCTAAAAAACACATTTTTATTATAATAATTTTTTATAGGAATAGGACCTAATATCTATTGATTCTATTTTACCCGTTTTATATAGAATGGAATAATGATAATTACCCACTGAACGGGACTGATAAATAGACTAAAAAACCAGTTCAAATCATTGTATTATCCTAATTAATCTTTAAGAATTGAATAATTTAAAAAAAATCAAAATAAATTAATTAAGCTGGAGATCGAATGATAAATATAAGTGTTATGCGTTATCAGCCTTCAGAAGATGAAGAACCCTACCTTGAATCATATTCTGTTGAAAATAAGGATAAAATGAAGGTTCTGGATGCCTTAAACTACATTAATAACCATCACCAGGCAAATATTGCCTACCGTTCCTCCTGTCGGGCGGGGCAGTGCGGCTCCTGTGCAGTTAAAGTTAACGGAGAAATGGCACTGGCCTGTAAAAGAGAGATAAAAGATGGGGATATAATAGAACCCATAAACCTACCAGTTATTAAGGACCTGGTTGTTGATCGAAGTGAAATAGAAGGCAAAGTTAAAGATATGGGCCTCTATCTTGAGGATGAATGTGAAATCAGTGAGTGCCCGGCCATTTTAAACCCGGAAGAACTGGCCAACACCAAGAAGTTAAGGAGTTGTATTGACTGCTATTCCTGCCTATCAGCCTGCCCTGTTCTGAAAGTTAATGATGAATTCGCAGGCCCCTACTTCATGCGTTACCTGTCCAAATTTGCAATGGACCCCCGGGACTGTTCTGACCGGGCAGAAGAAGGACTTGAAGAAGGACTTTACTGCTGCACCTCTTGTTCCAAATGTGTGGAGGTCTGTCCCAAGGAAATAAACACCTTTGGAGGGGCAATTGAAAAATTAAGGGAAATAGCCTTTCAGGAAGGTATTGGGCCACTGCCAGCCCACCGTTCAGTTAAGGAACTCATTGAAAAGACCGGTAGATCAGTTGAACCCATGAAAGAAGGCCCTATGAGGGCAGGTTTCATGGAAACAGCCATTCAAAAACAAAAAGCTGGGAAATTAGATAATAATCGGAAAAATGGGGATAAAAAAGAGAAAATAGCATTCTTTACAGGATGTCTAGTTGATTACCGGCTGCCAGAGATAGGAATGTCCCTTTTGAGTGTTTTAAATAATCACAACGTGGAAGTGGAAGTGCCTGCAGGGCAGGTTTGCTGTGGTTCCCCCATGATTCGTACCGGGCAGACTGATGTGGTGAAGGAACTGACTGAGAAGAATGCGAAAGCATTGGAAGGTTATGATACCATTATCACAGTCTGCGCAGGTTGTGGAGCCACCCTGAAAAAGGATTATCCAGAATATGGGGTTAATCTGAATGTCATGGATATCAGTGAATATTTGCAGGATAAACTTAATACCGAAGATATGAAACCAGTGAACATGAAAGTAACCTATCACGACCCCTGTCATCTCATTCGAGGTCAGGGAATCCGTGATGAGCCCCGTGAAATTCTCAAAAAAATCAAGGGACTCGAATTTGTGGAGATGGAAATCCCTGATCAGTGTTGTGGTGCTGGTGGTGGTGTTAGGTCCGGTAAACCAGAAATTGCAGCAGCATTAGGCAGTGAAAAGGCAAAAATGATTGAAAAACTAGATGTGGATGCCGTAATCACCATCTGTCCCTTCTGTGAAAATAATATCCGGGCATCTCTGGAAAAGGAAGGACTAAAACTGGAAGTAATGAACCTGCTCACCCTATTGGAAAAGGCCTATAAGTCGTGAAAAGCATTTCAGGCGAAATCAGCAGACAGCAATATAACTAATATGGCATTAACTATGAGGAAAAATAAGAGATTATAACATGATTTACGTGGTTTTTGTGGAGCCAGAAACTCCAGGCAACATAGGATTTTTGGCGCGCACTATGAAAAATTTCGGCCTAAATAAGATGGTATTAATAAATCCATGTCAGCTGGAACATGACTCTTATTACAAGGCCATGCATGCCCGTGAAATCGTCCACAATCGCCAGGAATATCCTTCTCTGACTGAATTCCTTAAAGAAAAGGAAATAGATTTTGCAGTGGGAACTACTGGAACTGCTGGGGGCAGTTATAACCTCCCCCGTATTGCAGTAACCCCTGATAACCTCGCCCAATCAATAAAGGTGGATGGAGATATTGCACTTATACTGGGAAGAGAGGGTGATGGCCTAACTAATGATGAATTAGAGCTTTGTGATGTGATAGTTTCAATCCCTACCCATGGATCATATCCCATCCTGAACATTACCCATGCTGCCGCCATTATTTTCTACGAATTATTTAAGAATGAAAAATCTTATCCTGTGGAAGATTTAGAAGAAGCATCACTGGAGGAAAAACAGGGCTTAATGGAATACATGGATGATGTGCTGGATAATCTGGATTATCCCCCTCATAAAAAGAAAAATGCTTCCACAGTTTTCAGGAGAGTAATGGGGAGGGCATTTATATCTGGTAGGGAAGCCCATACCCTCAAAGGAATGTTCAGAAGGATAAAGGATCGGGTAAACTGACATGGTATACTTTCAGGAGATAATGCATACTACCCCTTAGGGAAATTAATGAAAAATGATCAATATTAACTAAAAAGGGAGAATGTGGATAAAATGGCTATTTTAAGTGACCAGGATATTATAAAATATTTAGATGAAGGCAAAATCACCATAGACCCCCTGGAGGATCCGGCCAGGCAAATTCAACCATCTTCAGTAGACCTGCGGATTGGGAACGAGTTTAAAGGTTTCCGTATTATTCGGAAACCCTGCATCGACCCCCTGGACAAATCTGACCTGGAGTCCTACATGGAATCATTCCATCTGGAACAGAGAGAGGCATTCATCATACACCCGGGGGAATTTGCACTGGCCACCACCTACGAAGCTGTTAAACTCCCTGATGATCTGGTGGCTCGTGTTGAGGGGCGTTCATCCATGGGACGCCTGGGAATAACCATGCACGTCACCGCAGGATACATTGACCCCGGATTTCAAGGAAAGATCACCCTGGAAATATCCAACATAGGTAAAATGCCAGTGGCCCTATACACTGGCCAGAGGGTTTGTCAGATAGTTTTTGAAACCATGACCAGTCCATCATTACGACCCTATGGCCATCCAGAACGGGACAGTAAGTACATGGGTCAGGATCGTCCGGTTACCAGTAAAATTAAACAGGATTACGAGATCAGGGATCGCAAACAGACCAAATTGCTTTAATATCAAAGATATTTTTTTTAATCTAATATATTATCCAAAAAAGAGAGGAAATAGAGAGGATAACAAAATGAAGAATGAAGATGTTATGAATATTGCCAAAAAACGAGGATTCTTATGGTCATCATTTGAAATTTATTCTGGAGTGGCTGGGTTCTTTGATTACGGCCCTTTAGGTGCGATTTTAAAAAATAAAATAATGAACAAGTGGAGAGAATATTACCTGGTAGGTGAAGGATTCTATGAAATCGAATCACCAACCATCATGCCTGAAGAGGCGCTTAAAGCATCAGGCCACGTAGATCATTTTAACGACCCCATGACTGAGTGTAAGGATTGTTTAGAAGTTTTCAGGGCTGATCATATTATCAAAGAGACCATTGGTCAGGAAGTGGAAGGTCTTGAAAATCAGGAACTCACTGAAATATTATCCAACCAGCAGATTCTTTGTCCCCGATGTGAAGGTCACTTAACCCATGTCTGGAGTTACAACCTAATGTTCCAAACTCTTATCGGAGCCAAGGGTAAAAAAACTGGTTACATGAGGCCAGAAACTGCCCAGGGCATATTCATACCATTTAAAAGATTGCTAAGGTTTTACCGGGGAAAACTTCCCTTCGGTGTGGTTCAGCTGGGTAAAGCTTACCGGAACGAAATCTCACCCCGTCAGGGTGTTATCCGACTCAGGGAATTCACCCAGGCTGAAGCAGAGATATTTGTAGATCCTAGGGATAAAAAACATCCCCGTTTCCATGACGTGGCTAAGCAGATGCTTACCCTTTACCCTGCAGATGCTCAGGAGGAAGATGGTGAACCAATCCAGGTCACCGCCCAGGAAGCAGTTGATAAAGGTGTGGTGTCCAGCCAGATGTTAACTTATCAGTTGTGTCTGGCGGACAGGTTTATGGAGGACTTGGGAATACCTGAAAATGTGATTAGATTCCGTCAACACATGAAAACTGAGATGGCCCACTACGCCATTGACTGCTGGGATGTGGAGATACACACCGACCGTTATGGTTGGGTTGAGGTTATTGGAATTGCGGATCGGAGTGATTTCGATCTTAAATCCCACAGCCAGCACAGTAGGGAAGATCTGTCTGTTTTCATGGAATATGATGAACCGCAGACCATTACTAAACTGACTGTCAAACCCAATATGAAAAAATTCGGACCCCTCTTTAAGGGTAATGCCCCTAACATAATGGAATTCCTTAAAAATACTAATGTTTATCCCATTAAACAAGCCTTTGAGGAGGATGGGACTTACCAGTTGAAACTGGAAGGAGAAACTTACCAGTTA
This DNA window, taken from Methanobacterium subterraneum, encodes the following:
- a CDS encoding M48 metallopeptidase family protein; this translates as MKIKIQDIEVEYHIFHREVKYARLEIKNEEINLILPLGFNDHPKLIKKHKKWIYQKISRINRLKKESDNRELNLTRSIPEFRQLVKTMVDEISGEMGLSVNGITFRKMKTRWGSCSSRGNVNINTRLKYLPECLVKYVVHHEVCHLEVRKHNRKYWDLVSLTYPDYKTYEDELAIYWFLVKDLD
- the tfrB gene encoding fumarate reductase (CoM/CoB) subunit TfrB, which produces MINISVMRYQPSEDEEPYLESYSVENKDKMKVLDALNYINNHHQANIAYRSSCRAGQCGSCAVKVNGEMALACKREIKDGDIIEPINLPVIKDLVVDRSEIEGKVKDMGLYLEDECEISECPAILNPEELANTKKLRSCIDCYSCLSACPVLKVNDEFAGPYFMRYLSKFAMDPRDCSDRAEEGLEEGLYCCTSCSKCVEVCPKEINTFGGAIEKLREIAFQEGIGPLPAHRSVKELIEKTGRSVEPMKEGPMRAGFMETAIQKQKAGKLDNNRKNGDKKEKIAFFTGCLVDYRLPEIGMSLLSVLNNHNVEVEVPAGQVCCGSPMIRTGQTDVVKELTEKNAKALEGYDTIITVCAGCGATLKKDYPEYGVNLNVMDISEYLQDKLNTEDMKPVNMKVTYHDPCHLIRGQGIRDEPREILKKIKGLEFVEMEIPDQCCGAGGGVRSGKPEIAAALGSEKAKMIEKLDVDAVITICPFCENNIRASLEKEGLKLEVMNLLTLLEKAYKS
- a CDS encoding RNA methyltransferase, which encodes MIYVVFVEPETPGNIGFLARTMKNFGLNKMVLINPCQLEHDSYYKAMHAREIVHNRQEYPSLTEFLKEKEIDFAVGTTGTAGGSYNLPRIAVTPDNLAQSIKVDGDIALILGREGDGLTNDELELCDVIVSIPTHGSYPILNITHAAAIIFYELFKNEKSYPVEDLEEASLEEKQGLMEYMDDVLDNLDYPPHKKKNASTVFRRVMGRAFISGREAHTLKGMFRRIKDRVN
- the dcd gene encoding dCTP deaminase, whose protein sequence is MAILSDQDIIKYLDEGKITIDPLEDPARQIQPSSVDLRIGNEFKGFRIIRKPCIDPLDKSDLESYMESFHLEQREAFIIHPGEFALATTYEAVKLPDDLVARVEGRSSMGRLGITMHVTAGYIDPGFQGKITLEISNIGKMPVALYTGQRVCQIVFETMTSPSLRPYGHPERDSKYMGQDRPVTSKIKQDYEIRDRKQTKLL
- the glyS gene encoding glycine--tRNA ligase, which produces MKNEDVMNIAKKRGFLWSSFEIYSGVAGFFDYGPLGAILKNKIMNKWREYYLVGEGFYEIESPTIMPEEALKASGHVDHFNDPMTECKDCLEVFRADHIIKETIGQEVEGLENQELTEILSNQQILCPRCEGHLTHVWSYNLMFQTLIGAKGKKTGYMRPETAQGIFIPFKRLLRFYRGKLPFGVVQLGKAYRNEISPRQGVIRLREFTQAEAEIFVDPRDKKHPRFHDVAKQMLTLYPADAQEEDGEPIQVTAQEAVDKGVVSSQMLTYQLCLADRFMEDLGIPENVIRFRQHMKTEMAHYAIDCWDVEIHTDRYGWVEVIGIADRSDFDLKSHSQHSREDLSVFMEYDEPQTITKLTVKPNMKKFGPLFKGNAPNIMEFLKNTNVYPIKQAFEEDGTYQLKLEGETYQLTPDILSFEEVEETVRGEKVYPHVIEPSYGIDRITYSVLLHTFTQEDDRNIFHFPADLAPVGVNVFPLVNKDELVEIANKIMAHLRVEGIIAEVDTSGTIGRRYARSDEIGTPFAVTADHQSLEDNTVTIRERDSQKQVRVLISEVPSKINDLMVKKISFSDL